A single window of Cetobacterium sp. 8H DNA harbors:
- a CDS encoding glutaredoxin family protein, translated as MIKVYGKENCSKCDNLKRILEEKGIEFEYIQDLKTLMMVASKARIMSAPVVEYNGKVYSMEAFLEVL; from the coding sequence ATGATAAAAGTTTATGGAAAAGAAAATTGTAGTAAATGCGATAATTTAAAGAGAATTTTAGAAGAAAAAGGAATTGAATTTGAATATATACAGGATTTAAAAACGTTGATGATGGTCGCTAGTAAAGCAAGAATTATGAGCGCTCCAGTTGTTGAGTATAACGGAAAGGTGTATTCTATGGAAGCTTTCTTAGAGGTTCTTTAA
- a CDS encoding thioredoxin family protein yields MLPRLEEFSKEFEGTKFFPIDTKKNPEVAGEFLVFVTPIFIVYYDGMEILKKIRFFSISQIRDELKIFIEKIS; encoded by the coding sequence ATGCTCCCTAGGTTAGAGGAGTTTTCAAAAGAATTTGAAGGTACAAAGTTTTTTCCAATAGACACTAAAAAAAATCCTGAAGTGGCAGGAGAATTTTTAGTTTTTGTAACACCTATATTTATTGTCTATTATGATGGAATGGAAATTTTAAAAAAGATAAGATTTTTTTCTATCTCTCAAATACGAGATGAACTTAAAATTTTTATAGAAAAGATATCTTAA
- a CDS encoding MATE family efflux transporter gives MSGKNKSLFSITIPIFLELLLVTVVGNVDTIMLGRYSDQAVGAVGGMSQVLLIQNTVLSFICLGTTILMAQFIGAKNEKSTKEVISVSIIMNIFVGLILGLIYFFGWEWILLKIKLPTSLRAMGMNYFRLVGGLCVFQAISLTNGAILKSYGNTKPMLFINVGVNLLNILGNGMFIFGWFGSPILGVTGVGLSTVFSRFLGAIVSLIVMAQFCKFKLEDLKQFTIEKVKQILSIGIPTAGEHLTWSLTQVIILAMVNTMGTIEITARTYLALISSFIMIFSIALGHGTAIQVGQLVGAGNKEKAYDQCLKSLTLSFTAATVVSIIVYFLRYQIMEMFTTDMDVVNAAVKVFPWLIFIETGRTFNIVVINALHAAGDIKFPMFMGCFVMLGVAAPMSWLLGINFGWALVGVWIANGMDEWIRGFAMLWRWRSKRWLSKSFI, from the coding sequence ATGTCGGGAAAAAATAAATCATTATTTTCAATAACAATACCTATATTTTTAGAATTATTATTGGTAACTGTTGTAGGAAATGTTGATACTATAATGTTAGGTCGTTATAGTGATCAAGCAGTAGGGGCTGTTGGAGGAATGAGTCAAGTGTTATTGATTCAAAATACAGTTTTAAGTTTTATATGTTTAGGAACAACAATTTTAATGGCTCAGTTTATAGGAGCTAAAAATGAAAAATCAACAAAAGAAGTTATTTCTGTTTCTATAATTATGAATATTTTTGTTGGACTTATTTTAGGACTAATCTATTTTTTTGGATGGGAATGGATTCTTTTAAAAATAAAATTACCAACATCTTTAAGAGCGATGGGAATGAATTATTTTAGGTTAGTTGGAGGACTATGTGTTTTTCAGGCTATATCATTAACAAATGGGGCAATCTTAAAGAGTTATGGAAATACAAAACCAATGCTTTTTATAAATGTGGGTGTGAATTTATTAAATATTTTAGGGAATGGTATGTTTATTTTTGGATGGTTTGGTTCTCCAATATTAGGAGTTACAGGAGTTGGATTATCAACTGTATTCTCAAGATTTTTAGGAGCTATTGTATCATTAATTGTAATGGCTCAGTTCTGTAAGTTTAAGTTAGAGGATTTAAAGCAGTTTACAATAGAAAAAGTAAAACAAATATTATCAATAGGAATTCCAACGGCTGGGGAGCATTTAACTTGGAGTTTAACACAAGTAATAATACTGGCTATGGTGAATACTATGGGGACAATTGAAATAACAGCTAGAACGTATTTAGCGCTGATATCTTCTTTTATAATGATATTTTCAATAGCGTTAGGCCATGGAACAGCAATTCAAGTTGGACAGCTGGTTGGTGCTGGAAATAAAGAAAAAGCATATGATCAATGCTTGAAGAGTTTAACATTATCTTTTACGGCTGCAACAGTTGTTTCAATAATTGTTTATTTTTTAAGATATCAGATAATGGAGATGTTTACAACGGATATGGATGTTGTTAATGCAGCAGTAAAGGTTTTTCCTTGGCTAATTTTTATAGAGACAGGAAGAACGTTTAATATTGTTGTTATAAATGCATTACATGCAGCAGGTGATATAAAATTCCCAATGTTTATGGGATGTTTTGTAATGCTAGGAGTTGCTGCACCGATGTCGTGGTTATTAGGAATAAATTTTGGATGGGCACTTGTAGGAGTCTGGATAGCAAATGGAATGGATGAGTGGATTAGAGGATTTGCTATGCTTTGGCGTTGGAGAAGTAAAAGATGGTTAAGTAAGAGTTTTATATAA
- a CDS encoding dicarboxylate/amino acid:cation symporter produces MSKEKKDNLIIKLIFGVIAGLVIGLYSNESVIGIIQTVKFVLGQVISFTVPLIILGFIAPAITKMKSNASKMLGVMLMLAYLSSLGAAIFSMISGYAIIPMLNIVTSVDGLRELPEMIFKLNIPPVLSVMSALVLSLFLGLAIVWTNSKKLEAALDEFNNVILAIVYRIIIPILPVFIATTFASLAYEGSITKQLPIFLKVVLIVLVGHFIWLAILYSIGGAVSKQNPISLLKFYGPAYLTAVGTMSSAATLPVALSCAKKSKVLDDDIANFAIPLGATVHLCGSVLTEVFFVMTVSQVLYGTLPAMGTMVLFIVLLGIFAIGAPGVPGGTVMASLGIISSVLGFDDTGIALMLTIFALQDSFGTACNVVGDGALALILNGIFKNKKKESVV; encoded by the coding sequence ATGTCAAAAGAAAAAAAAGATAATTTAATTATCAAATTGATTTTTGGGGTTATTGCAGGTTTAGTGATTGGTCTTTATTCAAATGAATCTGTAATAGGTATTATTCAAACTGTAAAATTTGTATTAGGACAAGTGATTTCTTTTACTGTACCACTAATTATTTTAGGGTTCATAGCACCTGCTATAACTAAGATGAAGTCTAATGCAAGCAAAATGTTGGGAGTTATGTTGATGTTAGCATACCTTTCTTCACTGGGAGCAGCAATATTTTCAATGATTTCAGGATATGCAATCATTCCCATGTTAAATATTGTGACATCTGTTGATGGATTGAGAGAGTTGCCAGAGATGATATTCAAATTGAATATCCCACCAGTATTATCTGTAATGTCAGCTTTAGTTTTATCTCTATTTTTAGGATTAGCAATAGTATGGACAAACTCAAAGAAGTTAGAAGCAGCACTTGATGAATTTAATAATGTAATTTTAGCCATAGTTTATAGAATTATTATTCCTATACTACCAGTTTTTATAGCTACAACTTTTGCATCTTTAGCTTATGAGGGAAGTATAACAAAGCAGTTACCGATATTTTTAAAAGTAGTTTTGATAGTTTTAGTAGGTCATTTTATTTGGCTAGCTATTCTTTATTCTATAGGAGGAGCTGTCTCAAAGCAAAATCCAATAAGTTTATTAAAGTTTTATGGGCCAGCATATTTGACAGCGGTAGGAACAATGTCTTCAGCAGCGACACTTCCAGTAGCTCTATCTTGTGCTAAAAAATCGAAAGTATTAGATGATGATATTGCTAACTTTGCAATACCTTTAGGGGCAACTGTTCATCTTTGTGGATCTGTTCTTACAGAAGTATTCTTTGTAATGACTGTGTCACAAGTATTATATGGAACATTACCTGCTATGGGAACAATGGTTTTGTTTATCGTATTATTGGGAATATTTGCAATAGGTGCCCCAGGAGTTCCTGGAGGAACAGTTATGGCATCATTAGGAATAATCTCATCAGTATTAGGATTTGATGATACAGGAATAGCGTTAATGTTAACAATATTCGCATTACAAGATAGTTTTGGAACTGCTTGTAACGTGGTTGGAGATGGAGCATTAGCACTAATTTTAAATGGTATATTTAAGAATAAGAAGAAAGAATCAGTAGTTTAG
- a CDS encoding MarR family winged helix-turn-helix transcriptional regulator, which produces MEKDIDYENIGRYFSQMYRKGRVFYAQELKKFGLGSGQSIFLFQLYKKDGVTQEELANTLYIDKGTTARSLKTLEEQGFIKKEHIISDKRLNIICLTEKALILEEEITSILKKWDTILSNSLSCEEKSTLLKLLKKISDSNELK; this is translated from the coding sequence ATGGAAAAAGATATAGATTATGAAAATATTGGCAGATATTTTTCACAAATGTATAGAAAAGGTCGTGTTTTTTATGCTCAAGAGTTGAAAAAATTTGGACTGGGTTCAGGTCAATCTATTTTTTTGTTTCAGCTGTATAAAAAAGATGGGGTTACTCAAGAGGAATTAGCAAATACATTATATATTGACAAGGGAACTACCGCTCGTTCTTTAAAAACTTTAGAAGAACAAGGGTTTATAAAAAAAGAACACATTATTAGTGATAAACGTTTAAATATAATATGTCTAACAGAAAAAGCTTTAATATTAGAAGAAGAGATTACAAGTATTTTAAAAAAGTGGGATACTATTCTAAGTAATTCTTTAAGTTGTGAAGAAAAAAGTACTTTACTTAAATTATTAAAAAAAATATCTGACAGTAATGAACTAAAATAA
- a CDS encoding potassium channel family protein yields the protein MIDYKKYLNILINRIKNIKSLSSLNNNEVRNTSILLSIIFTGWELYDSNIIRTSHEFISNSIVLSFSTFVILYPFIYFFRIKFSNFLSTHVLFSISLIVYFILLIPILGSISNLFLDVSLSGFIVKFLHVISIFVSMSLIVIIISKQFIMLIYKKRKIKGVDILTTFLTYITLGLAFGALYYILNFMVKVNLFVGVEKPGNFNLANFLNHLYISLGNLSTVGSGSITPLNPYIRLVCVFETILGIFLTSFSLGFIFSVLGASTQEVPEDNLQTENTDFGILISSTIKNSFSKLKDDLKRVESLKSWR from the coding sequence ATGATTGATTACAAAAAATATCTCAATATTTTAATCAATAGAATTAAAAATATTAAATCTTTAAGTAGCTTAAACAACAATGAAGTTCGAAATACATCAATTCTTCTTTCAATAATTTTTACAGGTTGGGAACTGTATGATTCTAATATCATTAGAACTTCACATGAATTTATTTCTAATTCCATAGTTTTAAGTTTTTCCACCTTTGTCATACTGTATCCTTTTATTTATTTTTTTAGAATTAAATTCAGTAATTTTTTAAGTACTCATGTTTTATTCTCAATCTCATTAATTGTATACTTTATATTGCTTATACCTATTTTAGGGTCGATCAGTAACCTTTTCTTAGATGTTTCTCTGAGTGGGTTTATTGTAAAGTTTTTACATGTAATATCAATATTTGTTTCAATGTCTCTTATAGTAATTATTATTTCAAAACAATTTATTATGCTGATTTATAAAAAGCGTAAAATTAAAGGTGTTGATATTCTTACAACCTTTTTAACTTATATAACCTTGGGGCTTGCATTTGGAGCGCTTTATTACATTCTTAATTTCATGGTTAAAGTCAATCTTTTTGTAGGAGTTGAAAAACCTGGCAATTTTAACTTAGCAAATTTTTTAAATCACCTTTACATCAGTTTAGGAAACTTGAGTACTGTTGGTTCTGGAAGCATCACTCCTTTAAACCCTTATATTAGATTAGTATGTGTTTTTGAAACTATTTTAGGTATTTTTCTAACTAGTTTTTCCCTAGGTTTTATTTTTTCAGTTTTAGGTGCTAGTACCCAAGAGGTTCCAGAAGATAATTTACAAACTGAAAATACAGATTTTGGGATTTTGATCTCTAGTACAATAAAAAATAGTTTTTCAAAACTAAAAGATGATTTAAAACGTGTTGAATCTCTAAAATCTTGGAGATAA
- a CDS encoding alpha/beta hydrolase: MKYNFFLTAGIICAILNGCSSIEKTDSKPNGYYAKNGCFIETNSKPMIASRSPLDISYIKTKYLDIPYETVPNSQKLDIYLPNEGNGPFPVIIGVHGGGFKYGKKDGAMNQSMVDGVKKGYAVVMINYRLSDEAKFPAAIEDLKASIRYVKANAKKYNLNPNKIALWGASSGGNLVSLAGTTGDRKIFNNPKLGNSGISTEVQAVVDWFGPIDFLTMDNQFIEEGIKGQNHNSADSFESQYLGAQITKVPNLVKETNPETYISKDTPPFLIEHGTADVLIPYTQSINFANSLEKVIGKENVELVLLKCAGHGQASAFDSEDNLKIVFDFLDKHLK; encoded by the coding sequence ATGAAATACAATTTTTTTTTAACAGCAGGAATAATTTGTGCTATTTTAAATGGGTGTTCATCAATTGAAAAAACTGATTCTAAACCCAATGGATATTATGCTAAAAATGGTTGTTTTATAGAAACGAATTCTAAACCTATGATTGCTAGTCGTAGCCCTTTAGATATAAGCTATATTAAAACAAAATATTTGGATATTCCATATGAGACAGTTCCTAACAGTCAGAAGTTAGATATATATCTTCCAAATGAGGGGAATGGCCCATTTCCTGTTATCATAGGAGTTCATGGTGGTGGATTTAAATATGGGAAGAAAGATGGAGCTATGAATCAGTCTATGGTTGATGGGGTAAAAAAAGGTTATGCTGTTGTAATGATTAACTATAGATTGAGTGATGAGGCTAAGTTTCCTGCTGCAATTGAAGATTTGAAAGCTTCTATTAGGTATGTAAAAGCCAATGCTAAAAAATATAACCTAAATCCTAACAAAATAGCTCTTTGGGGGGCTTCTTCTGGTGGAAATCTTGTTTCATTAGCAGGAACAACTGGAGATAGAAAAATTTTCAATAATCCAAAACTTGGAAATTCAGGTATTTCTACAGAAGTTCAAGCAGTAGTTGATTGGTTTGGTCCAATAGATTTTCTAACTATGGATAATCAATTTATAGAAGAGGGAATAAAAGGTCAAAATCATAACTCTGCAGATTCTTTCGAATCACAGTACCTTGGAGCTCAAATTACAAAGGTACCTAATTTAGTAAAAGAAACAAACCCAGAGACGTATATTTCAAAAGATACTCCTCCATTCCTAATAGAGCATGGAACTGCGGATGTTTTAATTCCATATACACAGTCAATTAATTTTGCAAACTCTTTAGAAAAAGTTATAGGTAAAGAAAATGTTGAACTAGTTCTTTTAAAATGTGCAGGGCATGGACAAGCTTCAGCTTTTGATAGTGAAGACAATTTGAAAATTGTTTTTGACTTTTTAGATAAGCATCTAAAATAA
- a CDS encoding ribonucleotide-diphosphate reductase subunit beta, translated as MDRKKLFNPSGSDSLSDRRIIKGDSTNIFNLNNVRYQWANLLYRNMMGNFWIPEKIDLTQDKNDYENLTDYEKEAYDGILSFLIFLDSIQTNNIPNISNYITAPEVSLILSIQTFQEAVHSQSYQYIIESILPKEKRNMIYDKWREDKILFERNSYIADIYQDFLNQPNDENFSKALIADYLLEAVYFYNGFNFFYLLASRNRMMGTSDIIKLINRDELSHVVIFQQMIKEIRDENPGFFKDEIFYEMFEKAVEQEIVWTNHIIGNQILGITEETTEAYTKWLANERLKSIGLKPLYDGFVKNPYKHLEKFADTEGEGNVKANFFEGTVTSYNMSSSIEGWEEF; from the coding sequence GTGGATAGAAAAAAATTATTTAACCCAAGTGGGAGTGACTCTTTAAGTGATAGAAGAATTATAAAAGGAGATAGTACAAACATATTTAATTTGAATAATGTTAGATACCAATGGGCAAATTTACTATATAGAAATATGATGGGGAATTTCTGGATTCCTGAAAAAATAGATTTAACTCAAGATAAAAATGATTATGAAAATTTGACTGACTATGAAAAAGAAGCATATGATGGGATTTTGTCATTTTTAATATTTTTAGATAGTATCCAGACAAACAACATTCCAAATATATCAAATTATATAACTGCTCCTGAAGTAAGCTTGATATTATCTATCCAAACATTCCAAGAAGCTGTTCATTCACAATCATATCAGTATATAATTGAATCGATTTTGCCAAAGGAAAAAAGAAATATGATATATGATAAATGGAGGGAAGATAAAATTCTTTTCGAAAGAAATAGTTATATTGCAGACATATATCAAGATTTTTTAAATCAGCCAAATGATGAAAATTTTTCAAAAGCACTAATAGCAGACTATCTATTAGAAGCTGTTTATTTCTATAATGGGTTTAACTTTTTCTATCTTTTAGCTAGTAGAAATCGAATGATGGGGACTTCAGATATTATTAAACTTATAAATAGAGATGAGTTATCTCATGTGGTTATATTTCAGCAAATGATCAAAGAGATTAGAGATGAAAATCCAGGATTCTTTAAAGATGAGATATTTTATGAGATGTTTGAAAAAGCGGTAGAACAAGAAATTGTTTGGACTAATCACATAATTGGAAATCAGATTTTAGGAATAACTGAAGAAACAACAGAAGCATACACAAAATGGCTAGCTAATGAAAGATTGAAATCTATAGGGTTAAAGCCGTTGTATGATGGGTTTGTAAAGAATCCATACAAGCATCTTGAAAAGTTTGCAGATACAGAAGGAGAGGGGAATGTGAAAGCTAATTTTTTTGAGGGAACAGTAACAAGTTACAATATGAGTTCTTCAATAGAAGGATGGGAAGAGTTTTAA
- a CDS encoding glucosaminidase domain-containing protein has product MIKKLYLVMLTFFLYSSFTFSMVDYTLPHEIKYKTVEVKTLKDLEKKPTGNHVYSLDGLDLKKLSVQNRKRAFINMLLPSIEVVNKEIDRDIAIVETLSKKKTHTSEEKKELDRIFNSYKVSAYNWSELKKRMIKYPTSLILSQAAIESGWGTSKVFKSRNNLFGMNAYKHTNRTYKEYDSIKDSVKDFVLTLSRVDAYKSLRTRVHAGEPPEKIAHGLKYYSEKKEAYIRYVQSMLKANNFTQYDA; this is encoded by the coding sequence ATGATAAAAAAATTATATCTAGTTATGCTTACTTTTTTCCTTTATTCATCTTTTACATTCTCTATGGTAGACTACACACTACCACATGAAATCAAATACAAAACTGTTGAAGTCAAAACATTAAAAGATTTGGAGAAAAAACCTACTGGAAATCACGTTTACTCTTTAGATGGATTAGATTTAAAAAAGTTAAGTGTACAAAACAGAAAAAGAGCGTTTATTAACATGCTGCTACCTAGTATAGAAGTTGTTAATAAAGAAATTGATAGAGATATTGCAATTGTCGAAACTCTATCAAAAAAGAAAACTCACACGAGTGAAGAAAAAAAGGAATTAGATAGAATTTTTAATTCTTACAAAGTTTCTGCTTATAATTGGTCTGAACTTAAGAAAAGAATGATTAAGTATCCAACATCTTTAATTTTGTCTCAAGCGGCAATAGAAAGTGGTTGGGGAACATCGAAAGTTTTTAAAAGTCGTAATAATCTTTTTGGTATGAACGCTTACAAGCACACTAACAGAACATACAAAGAATATGATTCAATCAAAGACTCAGTTAAAGATTTTGTTCTAACTCTTTCTCGAGTAGATGCGTATAAATCTTTGAGAACACGTGTACACGCAGGAGAACCTCCTGAAAAAATTGCTCATGGATTAAAATACTATTCTGAAAAAAAAGAGGCATATATAAGATATGTCCAATCAATGTTAAAAGCTAATAATTTTACACAATATGATGCATAA
- a CDS encoding GNAT family N-acetyltransferase has product MYKSYTSDEVNNDIELFLQLDKEFQFDRNGLYFSVENKNGLIGYVYFTKEENDYYLKKIYIKEEKRYKSYGSKLLSFAINKKIKKGNLIVTKDSPIEDFLKKMGFKKERDGEYIIEDIEKKDMRKNEGKKTVLYSIFWNIVLASTKISFGFIGKSRALLADGFNSLSDVITSSGILLGMHFSNIPEDEDHPFGHERIESVIGVIMGIFMILTAFELGRSGVEVIFLGKDKGIPEISTIFFAGFSSIVKYFMYKQKIRVGKKTGNTALIADAKDSRNDIFASLGVILGIVMSIYINPIFDVLISIVVSLLIFKEGVHVILETTDTILDKQDVEFIDEIKKYIYENTDIKNVHDVVMRKSGDKIFLLFHIRVPKDMTVSNAHKISDDLEYSIIEDFPSVKSVTIHLDCLMN; this is encoded by the coding sequence ATGTATAAAAGTTACACTTCAGATGAAGTAAATAATGATATTGAATTATTTTTGCAACTAGATAAAGAGTTCCAGTTTGATAGGAATGGTTTATATTTTTCTGTAGAAAATAAAAATGGATTAATCGGTTATGTTTATTTTACAAAAGAAGAGAATGATTATTATTTGAAAAAAATATATATAAAAGAAGAGAAAAGATATAAATCTTATGGAAGTAAGTTGCTATCATTTGCTATTAATAAAAAAATAAAAAAAGGGAATTTAATTGTAACAAAAGATTCTCCAATAGAAGATTTTTTAAAAAAAATGGGATTTAAAAAAGAACGGGATGGAGAATATATAATTGAAGATATTGAAAAAAAAGATATGAGAAAGAATGAAGGTAAAAAAACAGTTTTATATTCTATATTTTGGAATATTGTTTTAGCTTCAACAAAAATCTCATTTGGATTTATAGGTAAATCAAGAGCTCTTTTAGCTGATGGATTTAACTCTTTATCAGATGTAATCACATCCTCTGGAATTCTTTTAGGAATGCATTTCAGTAATATTCCAGAAGATGAAGATCATCCTTTCGGTCATGAAAGAATAGAGAGTGTTATTGGTGTTATTATGGGGATATTTATGATATTAACAGCTTTTGAATTAGGACGAAGTGGAGTTGAGGTTATATTTTTAGGAAAAGATAAGGGGATTCCAGAAATTTCAACAATATTTTTTGCTGGTTTTTCTTCAATAGTAAAATATTTTATGTATAAACAGAAGATAAGAGTTGGGAAAAAAACAGGAAATACAGCTTTAATAGCAGATGCAAAGGATAGTAGAAACGATATATTTGCATCGCTTGGAGTAATATTAGGTATAGTTATGTCAATATATATTAACCCAATATTTGATGTTTTAATAAGTATAGTTGTATCATTATTAATTTTTAAAGAAGGAGTACATGTAATTCTAGAAACAACAGATACTATTTTAGATAAGCAAGATGTAGAATTTATAGATGAAATAAAAAAGTACATCTATGAGAATACTGATATAAAAAATGTCCATGATGTTGTAATGAGAAAATCAGGAGATAAAATTTTTCTTTTATTCCATATTCGTGTTCCAAAAGATATGACGGTATCTAATGCTCATAAAATTTCAGATGATTTGGAGTATTCAATAATTGAGGATTTCCCATCTGTAAAAAGTGTTACAATTCATTTGGATTGCTTGATGAATTAA
- a CDS encoding ribonucleoside-diphosphate reductase subunit alpha yields the protein MRQVINREGIREKLDITKIREKLLRACKDLEVNMVELESHIDSIYQVDITTKKIQESLINQAVSMTSFEESDWTYVAGRLLMMETEREVYHKRGFSYGQFGRTIKKLVELGVYDRRLLEYSDKELEELEKTIDISRDMLYDYAGSNMLVNRYLLKYDGIIYELPQEVFMCISMLLAINEENRVEIAKTFYDALSLKKISLATPILANLRVPRGNLSSCFITAMDDNIESIFYNVDTIAKISKNGGGVGLNISRIRGKNSTVNGYFNASGGVVPWVKIVNDTAVAVNQQGRRAGAVTVALDSWHIDIENFLELQTENGDQRGKAYDIYPQVVLSDLFMRRVEADLPWSLFDPYEVRKNYNVELCELYGEQFEKIYLDLENNTNIKLKKTIKARELFKEIMKVQIETGMPYIFFKDRANEGNHNSHKGMIGNGNLCMESFSNFSPSVNFNEESVGNKGIREVELGEVHTCNLVSLNLAELEQDEFEDIIYTAVRILDNTIDLTETPIKESDKHNKLYRTIGVGAMGLADYLAKEFMIYDESIEEIDKLFEEISIYTIKASALLAKERGRYLAFEGSKWDKGLFFNKDQKWYEKNSSFSEKWTEVFKLVKEYGLRNGELTAIAPNTSTSLLMGSTASVNPTFSRFYIEKNQKGAVPRVVKHLKDRAWFYPEFKNVDSKTYVKIMSRIGKWITQGVSMELIFDLNKDIKAKDIYETFLTAWKEGCKSVYYIRTIQRNTNIINEKEECESCSG from the coding sequence ATGAGGCAAGTTATAAATAGAGAAGGAATAAGAGAGAAGTTAGATATTACAAAAATTAGGGAAAAACTTTTAAGAGCTTGTAAGGACTTAGAAGTAAATATGGTTGAATTAGAAAGCCATATAGATTCGATATATCAAGTGGATATAACGACAAAAAAAATCCAAGAATCACTTATAAACCAAGCTGTAAGTATGACTAGTTTTGAAGAAAGTGATTGGACATATGTTGCGGGAAGATTACTTATGATGGAAACTGAAAGAGAAGTTTATCATAAGAGAGGGTTTTCATATGGGCAATTTGGTAGAACTATAAAAAAATTAGTAGAGCTAGGAGTTTATGATAGAAGACTTTTGGAGTATTCAGATAAAGAGTTGGAAGAGTTAGAAAAAACAATAGATATATCAAGAGATATGCTTTATGACTATGCAGGGTCTAATATGCTTGTAAATAGATATCTATTGAAATATGATGGGATTATATATGAACTTCCACAAGAGGTATTTATGTGTATCTCAATGCTTTTAGCTATAAATGAAGAAAATAGAGTAGAGATAGCAAAAACATTTTATGATGCACTCTCTTTAAAAAAGATTTCTTTAGCTACTCCGATATTAGCAAATCTAAGAGTTCCTAGGGGGAATCTATCATCTTGTTTTATAACAGCTATGGACGATAATATAGAATCAATTTTTTATAATGTTGATACAATAGCAAAAATAAGTAAAAATGGTGGTGGAGTAGGGCTTAATATATCTAGAATTAGGGGTAAAAATTCAACAGTGAATGGATATTTTAATGCTAGTGGTGGAGTTGTTCCATGGGTTAAAATAGTTAATGACACAGCTGTAGCAGTTAATCAGCAAGGAAGAAGAGCAGGAGCTGTGACAGTTGCACTAGATTCTTGGCATATTGATATAGAAAACTTTTTAGAACTTCAAACTGAAAATGGGGATCAAAGAGGAAAAGCTTACGATATATATCCGCAAGTGGTTTTATCTGATCTGTTTATGAGAAGAGTTGAAGCAGATTTACCATGGAGTCTATTTGATCCGTATGAGGTTAGAAAAAACTATAATGTAGAGCTATGTGAACTTTATGGAGAACAATTTGAAAAAATATATTTAGATTTAGAGAATAACACTAATATAAAACTTAAAAAAACAATAAAAGCTAGAGAGTTATTCAAAGAGATAATGAAAGTGCAGATTGAAACAGGAATGCCATATATCTTTTTTAAGGATAGAGCAAATGAAGGAAATCATAATTCACATAAAGGAATGATAGGAAATGGGAATTTATGTATGGAGAGTTTTTCAAACTTTTCTCCTAGTGTAAATTTTAATGAGGAATCAGTTGGAAACAAAGGTATCAGAGAGGTAGAATTGGGTGAAGTTCACACTTGTAATTTAGTTTCATTAAATTTAGCAGAGTTAGAACAAGATGAATTTGAAGATATTATTTATACAGCGGTTAGAATTTTAGATAATACAATTGATCTAACAGAAACACCTATAAAAGAATCTGATAAACACAATAAGTTGTATAGAACTATTGGTGTAGGAGCAATGGGATTAGCCGATTATCTTGCAAAGGAATTTATGATATATGATGAATCTATTGAAGAGATTGATAAATTATTTGAAGAGATTTCGATCTACACAATAAAAGCTTCAGCTCTATTAGCTAAAGAAAGAGGAAGATATTTGGCTTTTGAAGGATCTAAATGGGATAAGGGGTTATTTTTTAATAAAGATCAAAAATGGTATGAAAAAAATTCTAGTTTTTCAGAAAAGTGGACAGAAGTCTTTAAACTTGTTAAGGAGTATGGACTACGTAATGGAGAGTTAACAGCAATCGCACCAAATACTTCAACATCATTATTGATGGGGTCAACAGCATCTGTAAATCCTACATTTTCTAGATTCTATATAGAAAAAAATCAAAAAGGAGCAGTTCCAAGAGTGGTAAAACACCTTAAGGATAGAGCGTGGTTTTATCCTGAATTTAAAAATGTTGATTCTAAAACATATGTAAAAATAATGAGTAGAATAGGAAAATGGATAACTCAAGGTGTTTCAATGGAGTTAATATTTGATTTAAATAAGGATATTAAAGCTAAAGATATCTATGAAACATTTTTAACAGCTTGGAAAGAGGGTTGTAAATCAGTTTATTATATAAGAACAATTCAAAGAAATACAAATATAATAAATGAAAAAGAGGAGTGTGAAAGTTGTAGTGGATAG